Proteins encoded in a region of the Triticum dicoccoides isolate Atlit2015 ecotype Zavitan chromosome 3A, WEW_v2.0, whole genome shotgun sequence genome:
- the LOC119268002 gene encoding uncharacterized protein LOC119268002 isoform X4 yields MIQKLKLKLSAWAMSKVDVTQRAFVINPKIILPFKPADVAKVFEIPCGNRDVRGPDGNINEESVSFIKMTLGMDQSAAHSLRVAEEFLMRNITEESSKLEKDCFLIAFVIFVMGHLLDPSSKHDYKSINSWGAIANTEEIAQFNWCEYVLQALLDAVTKLKVDMDNGVTTANLTGCHLFLQVFLLDNLDLVIFNLKNDVFPWVKMFDQDTLRRMTIMASDVGVPELSFASSMLRDAATVCYSQSVQTDKPRTDNPPLSRTWSPLPPCAHRHLPYCTEGQCSQSPISNGRSCQEDHAPKANDRC; encoded by the exons ATGATCCAGAAGTTAAAACTCAAGCTTAGTGCTTGGGCAATGAGCAAGGTCGATGTCACCCAACGTGCATTTGTTATTAATCCAAAGATAATTCTCCCGTTCAAGCCAGCGGATGTGGCCAAGGTCTTCGAGATCCCATGCGGCAACAGGGATGTGCGTGGACCGGATGGCAACATCAACGAAGAGTCTGTTTCATTTATAAAAATGACCCTAGGCATGGACCAGTCCGCAGCACACAGCTTGCGCGTTGCGGAGGAGTTCTTGATGCGGAACATAACTGAAGAATCAAGCAAGTTGGAGAAAGACTGTTTTCTGATAGCGTTCGTGATCTTTGTAATGGGTCATCTCCTAGATCCTTCGTCGAAACATGACTACAAGAGCATCAATTCCTGGGGCGCCATTGCTAATACCGAAGAGATAGCCCAGTTCAATTGGTGCGAGTATGTGTTGCAAGCCTTGCTTGATGCGGTCACAAAACTGAAGGTTGATATGGATAATGGCGTCACGACAGCAAACCTTACTGGATGCCATCTTTTCCTTCAG gtGTTCCTTCTTGATAACCTTGACTTGGTGATATTCAACCTGAAAAATGATGTTTTCCCTTGGGTCAAAATGTTCGACCAGGACACCTTGCGGCGCATGACTATAATGGCGTCCGACGTTGGAGTACCTGAGCTGTCGTTCGCGTCATCAATG TTGAGAGATGCAGCGACCGTATGCTACTCCCAGAGCGTTCAGACTGACAAGCCCCGCACCGACAACCCGCCATTGTCTCGAACCTGGTCCCCTCTCCCGCCATGCGCGCACCGGCACCTCCCTTACTGTACCGAAGGACAGTGTAGTCAATCGCCCATCTCCAATGGTCGCAGTTGCCAAGAAGACCACGCCCCCAAGGCAAATGACCGCTGTTGA
- the LOC119268002 gene encoding uncharacterized protein LOC119268002 isoform X2: protein MQRPYATPRAFRLTSPAPTTRHCLEPGPLSRHARTGTSLTVPKDSVVNRPSPMVAVAKKTTPPRQMTAVDYSNYITNRYPTMSSQTIAVLLREQNARAVRHLTTASGCTCCTARGFSDCPVRPQTLDEESASCREKRKFALPGATHSAQASYHTPKYRKLSGLKLDLSDCEVESPPQRSGVRKGSMQTEPTRKPGHHVATSSHNKDKHHGRSDAICNAIQQYAICIAEAVKDIYVDSIQENQTGVFFSISTAELPKRKYVSSRSYAGNPWFKGRPVVPPKTDIADLLEAYLPSLPDNQLAQNWIVHGTPREIRIRVVEIQLQIISNSMLNHELGSILIHQLMQMDSEANLDTPCLTHRHILECDFSIRMHHASNVFGSFLISPRSPFCFATCINHNGLLNCFNCSFFADLSPCRKFKYF from the exons ATGCAGCGACCGTATGCTACTCCCAGAGCGTTCAGACTGACAAGCCCCGCACCGACAACCCGCCATTGTCTCGAACCTGGTCCCCTCTCCCGCCATGCGCGCACCGGCACCTCCCTTACTGTACCGAAGGACAGTGTAGTCAATCGCCCATCTCCAATGGTCGCAGTTGCCAAGAAGACCACGCCCCCAAGGCAAATGACCGCTGTTGACTACTCGAACTATATCACAAATCGATACCCAACTATG TCATCCCAAACGATAGCGGTTCTTCTCCGTGAACAGAATGCACGGGCGGTGCGCCATCTTACCACGGCTTCTGGATGCACATGCTGCACTGCTAGGGGTTTTTCTGATTGCCCTGTTAGACCGCAGACGCTAGACGAGGAAAGCGCATCATGCCGCGAAAAACGCAAGTTTGCTCTTCCTGGAGCCACGCACAGTGCACAAGCTTCATACCACACTCCAAAGTATCGCAAACTTAGCGGTCTCAAGTTGGACCTCTCCGACTGCGAAG TTGAAAGTCCACCACAGAGAAGCGGCGTGCGAAAAGGCAGCATGCAAACCGAGCCAACACGCAAACCCGGCCATCATGTGGCCACATCAAGCCACAACAAGGACAAACATCATGGAAGAAGCGACGCCATATGCAACGCCATACAACAGTATGCCATATGCATAGCTGAAGCAGTTAAGGACATATACGTCGATAGTATTCAAGAAAACCAGACAGGCGTTTTCTTTTCCATCTCCACCGCCGAGCTACCCAAACGGAAATACGTATCATCAAGGAGCTATGCAGGGAATCCATGGTTTAAAGGTCGCCCAGTCGTGCCTCCTAAAACTGATATAGCCGACTTGCTGGAAGCCTATCTGCCATCGCTGCCCGACAATCAGCTGGCACA AAACTGGATAGTTCATGGTACCCCCCGGGAGATTAGAATCAGAGTTGTCGAAATCCAACTACAGATCATCAGCAATAGCATGCTCAATCACGAGCTTGGTTCCATCCTTATACATCAACTAATGCAGATGGACAGTGAAGCTAATTTGGATACACCTTGCCTAACACACCGCCACATCCTCGAATGTGATTTCTCGATACGAATGCACCATGCTAGCAATGTCTTCGGTTCATTTCTCATTTCTCCGCGCAGCCCATTTTGTTTCGCCACCTGCATTAATCATAATGGCCTCCTCAATTGTTTTAATTGTTCCTTCTTTGCAGACCTTAGCCCTTGCCGAAAATTCAAGTATTTCTAG